The Lujinxingia vulgaris genome includes a region encoding these proteins:
- the grxD gene encoding Grx4 family monothiol glutaredoxin: MSDQKKSISLPLANPEKNVEAQPRTREEGGDVLSEIAREVAENPVLLYMKGLPQQPMCGFSARAAAILASYGRPFHAVDILVDPDKRQGIKEYSSWPTIPQVYIGGEFVGGSDILMQLHENGELGKLIASVTGE, translated from the coding sequence ATGAGTGACCAGAAGAAGTCCATCTCGCTCCCCCTTGCCAACCCTGAGAAGAACGTGGAAGCCCAGCCCCGCACGCGTGAAGAGGGAGGCGACGTCCTCTCGGAGATCGCGCGCGAGGTGGCTGAGAACCCCGTGCTCCTCTACATGAAGGGTCTTCCCCAGCAGCCGATGTGCGGGTTCTCGGCGCGCGCCGCGGCGATCCTGGCCAGCTACGGCCGCCCCTTCCACGCCGTCGACATCCTGGTCGACCCGGATAAGCGCCAGGGCATCAAAGAGTACTCCAGCTGGCCGACCATCCCCCAGGTCTACATCGGCGGGGAGTTTGTGGGCGGCTCGGACATCCTGATGCAGCTCCACGAGAATGGCGAGCTGGGCAAGCTCATCGCGTCGGTCACCGGCGAGTGA
- a CDS encoding gluconate 2-dehydrogenase subunit 3 family protein, with protein sequence MVSFLRGVLGDKPELLMARMQTMGLVRTGRLFARLSGNPPPMPGRVPEWLSETLERAITRVCAADDADFPDPRECGALDAALHFMGGMPATTQEELQSMLAILEYAPYAFGPRRRRFTRLSDDELDCLLITLETSPLMPARAMFKALKSVCMMGYYTRPEVWPAIGYSLSGNPGVPAERR encoded by the coding sequence GTGGTCTCATTTCTGCGCGGCGTTTTAGGCGATAAACCCGAGCTCTTGATGGCCCGGATGCAGACGATGGGGCTGGTGCGCACCGGGCGGCTTTTTGCGCGCCTGAGCGGCAACCCGCCGCCCATGCCCGGCAGGGTGCCCGAGTGGCTCAGTGAGACTCTGGAGCGGGCCATCACGCGCGTCTGCGCCGCTGATGACGCGGACTTCCCCGACCCGCGGGAGTGTGGCGCGCTGGATGCGGCGCTTCATTTTATGGGCGGCATGCCCGCCACCACCCAGGAAGAACTTCAGTCGATGCTCGCCATCCTGGAGTACGCGCCCTACGCCTTCGGGCCGCGGCGCCGGCGTTTTACGCGTCTGAGTGACGATGAGCTCGACTGTCTCCTCATCACCCTGGAGACCTCTCCGCTGATGCCGGCGCGCGCGATGTTCAAAGCGCTCAAGTCGGTGTGCATGATGGGCTATTACACCCGCCCGGAGGTCTGGCCGGCCATCGGCTACAGCCTCTCGGGTAACCCGGGCGTGCCCGCGGAGCGCCGATGA
- a CDS encoding lysophospholipid acyltransferase family protein — protein MKPSISIDSWSVKAVRRALSPLHRYFDVQLEGLEHVPAQGPVFLVGNHALLGIDSFVLFPALMRQFERVPRGLALRTLFDNPVMGRLLHEVGIVPGSRSSGVALLRNGQMVVTYPGGMSDSVKGRNKRYTLQWQERCGFAHVALRAGVPVTPVAAVGPDEIFPILSDRGLLPVSFLGDRKARAPAFLPVARPVRCVFRFGKPVQLPDLGRALDAGQDVPEAMMPHCASYAREVEAALDRLIQETLQDHPKRVRLLPGRR, from the coding sequence ATGAAACCATCGATTTCCATCGACAGCTGGAGCGTCAAAGCGGTTCGCCGGGCGCTCTCTCCTCTGCATCGCTACTTCGACGTGCAGCTTGAAGGCCTGGAGCACGTGCCGGCGCAGGGGCCGGTGTTTCTGGTGGGCAATCACGCGCTGCTGGGCATCGACAGCTTTGTGCTCTTCCCGGCGTTGATGCGTCAGTTTGAGCGGGTGCCGCGCGGGCTCGCGCTGCGCACGCTCTTTGACAACCCGGTGATGGGCAGGCTTCTGCACGAGGTGGGGATTGTGCCCGGGTCGCGCTCCAGCGGGGTGGCGCTCTTGCGCAACGGTCAGATGGTGGTGACCTACCCGGGCGGGATGTCGGACTCGGTGAAGGGGCGCAACAAGCGCTATACACTGCAGTGGCAGGAGCGCTGCGGCTTTGCGCACGTGGCGCTGCGCGCCGGCGTGCCCGTGACACCGGTGGCGGCGGTGGGACCGGACGAGATCTTTCCGATCTTAAGCGACCGAGGGCTTTTGCCGGTGAGTTTTCTGGGGGATCGCAAGGCGAGGGCGCCGGCGTTTCTGCCGGTGGCGCGGCCGGTGCGCTGCGTCTTTCGCTTTGGCAAGCCTGTTCAACTCCCCGACCTCGGGAGAGCGCTGGACGCCGGGCAGGACGTGCCCGAGGCGATGATGCCGCATTGCGCGAGTTACGCCCGTGAGGTCGAGGCGGCGCTCGATCGGCTCATTCAAGAGACCCTGCAGGACCACCCCAAACGCGTACGCCTCTTGCCCGGCCGCCGCTAA
- a CDS encoding septal ring lytic transglycosylase RlpA family protein, which yields MWTRGEALAALRQLLLGGFALWMAACATTPADPHRDLVTHRVAAPDGREHELRGVASWYGDKFHGRQTASGELYDMEGFTAAHKTLPFHTIVRVIEPESRRSVVVRITDRGPFVRGRIIDLSRAAARDLGMLEAGTVDVILQIEQWGDGSYVSNP from the coding sequence ATGTGGACCCGCGGCGAAGCCCTGGCGGCGCTGCGGCAACTTCTGCTGGGGGGCTTCGCGCTGTGGATGGCTGCCTGCGCCACAACGCCCGCCGATCCCCATCGCGATCTTGTGACCCACCGCGTGGCCGCCCCCGACGGCAGAGAGCACGAGCTCCGCGGCGTGGCCAGCTGGTACGGCGATAAGTTCCACGGTCGCCAGACCGCCAGCGGCGAGTTGTACGATATGGAAGGCTTCACAGCGGCCCATAAGACCTTACCCTTCCATACGATCGTGCGGGTCATCGAGCCCGAGAGCCGCCGCTCGGTGGTGGTCAGGATCACCGACCGCGGGCCTTTTGTGCGCGGTCGCATCATCGACCTCTCCCGCGCCGCCGCCCGCGACTTAGGCATGCTGGAAGCGGGCACCGTCGATGTGATCTTGCAGATCGAGCAGTGGGGCGACGGCTCCTACGTCTCCAACCCCTGA
- a CDS encoding BolA family protein: MIEASIIVERIQAALPGARVEVQDLTGTMDHYKAVVISEQFAGKSLVARHRAIYQALAEEMKGPVHALTLEVFTPEEWDAQA; encoded by the coding sequence ATGATTGAAGCAAGCATCATTGTTGAGCGCATTCAGGCCGCCCTTCCCGGCGCCCGGGTTGAGGTTCAGGACCTGACCGGCACGATGGACCACTACAAGGCAGTGGTGATCTCGGAGCAGTTCGCCGGCAAGTCGCTGGTGGCGCGCCATCGCGCGATCTACCAGGCGCTGGCCGAAGAGATGAAGGGCCCGGTCCACGCGCTCACGCTAGAAGTATTTACGCCCGAAGAATGGGACGCCCAGGCCTGA
- the rpsP gene encoding 30S ribosomal protein S16 produces the protein MTVRLRLQRHGAKKRPFYRVVAADQRSPRDGRFIEVLGTYDPMQEPAAVRLNSERVDYWLSVGAQPSDTVRSLIRKLRRGELGIDLAAEGAEKAAKEAAALAKKEALEAARAKVAAEAKAAETKKAEEEAAKKAEAEAAKAAEAAKAEEGAADGEKAEGDDAEAKTEGEEG, from the coding sequence ATGACTGTCCGACTTCGACTTCAACGCCATGGCGCCAAAAAGCGTCCCTTCTACCGTGTGGTTGCCGCCGACCAGCGCTCTCCCCGTGATGGTCGCTTCATTGAGGTGCTTGGCACCTACGACCCGATGCAGGAGCCGGCTGCGGTTCGCCTTAACAGCGAACGCGTCGACTACTGGCTCAGCGTGGGCGCGCAGCCCAGCGACACCGTTCGCTCGCTGATCCGCAAGCTTCGCCGTGGCGAGCTGGGCATCGACCTGGCCGCCGAAGGCGCCGAGAAGGCCGCCAAGGAAGCCGCCGCCCTGGCCAAGAAGGAAGCTCTCGAAGCTGCCCGCGCCAAGGTCGCTGCTGAAGCCAAGGCTGCTGAGACCAAGAAGGCCGAAGAAGAAGCCGCCAAGAAAGCCGAAGCCGAAGCTGCCAAGGCCGCTGAAGCTGCCAAGGCTGAAGAAGGCGCCGCCGATGGCGAGAAGGCTGAAGGCGACGACGCCGAAGCCAAGACCGAAGGCGAAGAGGGCTAA
- a CDS encoding thiolase family protein, protein MTSLRDVVVASYVRTPFTRAYKGGLKDTRPDTMAALVIKEAVAKVEGLNPEDIGDVAIGCAMPEAEQGMNVARVASVMAGLPNTVPGLTVNRFCSSGVQTISQMAERIMIGAMDVAVAGGTESMTMIPMGGNKVSANPQTMEEYPEIYIPMGTTAENVAKRFEVAREDQDAFALTSHEKALAAWEDGFLAGEVLPVKTQVVGPDGKRHDVTVDKDDGPRPGSSVEALAKLRPAFNPKGSVTAGNASPLTDGAAAVVLMSKEKADELGVKPMGYYRAFQVAGVDPEIMGIGPVPAIRKLLKATGLSIEDIDLFEINEAFASQAVYCARELGVDPAKLNIHGGAIALGHPLGVSGTRMAGTLLRSLEKTGGRYGIVSMCIGGGMGAAALFERVED, encoded by the coding sequence ATGACTTCTCTTCGTGACGTTGTGGTCGCCTCGTATGTGCGCACCCCCTTTACCCGCGCCTACAAAGGTGGCCTCAAAGATACCCGCCCCGACACCATGGCCGCGCTTGTAATCAAAGAAGCCGTGGCCAAGGTCGAAGGTCTTAACCCCGAAGACATCGGTGATGTGGCCATCGGCTGCGCGATGCCCGAGGCCGAGCAGGGCATGAACGTTGCCCGCGTGGCCTCGGTGATGGCCGGCCTGCCCAACACCGTGCCCGGTCTGACCGTCAACCGCTTCTGCTCCTCCGGCGTGCAGACCATCTCGCAGATGGCCGAGCGCATCATGATCGGCGCGATGGATGTCGCCGTGGCCGGCGGCACCGAGTCGATGACCATGATCCCCATGGGCGGCAACAAGGTCTCGGCCAACCCGCAGACCATGGAAGAGTACCCCGAGATCTACATCCCGATGGGGACCACCGCCGAAAACGTCGCAAAGCGTTTTGAAGTGGCCCGCGAAGATCAGGACGCCTTCGCCCTGACCAGCCACGAGAAAGCTCTCGCGGCCTGGGAAGATGGCTTCCTGGCCGGCGAAGTGCTTCCGGTCAAGACCCAGGTGGTCGGCCCCGACGGCAAGCGCCACGATGTGACCGTCGACAAAGACGACGGCCCTCGCCCCGGCTCCTCGGTGGAAGCCCTGGCGAAACTTCGCCCGGCCTTCAACCCCAAAGGCAGCGTCACCGCCGGCAACGCCTCGCCGCTCACCGATGGTGCGGCCGCTGTCGTGCTGATGAGCAAAGAAAAGGCCGATGAGCTCGGTGTGAAGCCCATGGGCTACTACCGCGCCTTCCAGGTCGCCGGCGTCGACCCGGAGATCATGGGCATCGGGCCGGTCCCGGCCATCCGCAAGCTGCTCAAGGCCACCGGCCTGAGCATCGAAGATATTGACCTCTTCGAGATCAACGAGGCCTTCGCCAGCCAGGCCGTCTACTGCGCCCGCGAGTTGGGTGTGGACCCGGCCAAGCTCAACATCCACGGCGGCGCCATCGCCCTGGGTCACCCCCTGGGTGTGAGCGGCACGCGCATGGCCGGCACGCTCCTGCGCTCGCTGGAGAAGACCGGCGGTCGCTACGGCATCGTCTCGATGTGCATCGGTGGCGGCATGGGCGCCGCGGCGCTCTTCGAGCGCGTCGAAGACTAA
- a CDS encoding 3-hydroxyacyl-CoA dehydrogenase/enoyl-CoA hydratase family protein: MATKRIRKAAVIGSGVMGSGIAAHLANAGIEVYLLDIVPFNPGEKDDINDPAFRNSIATRNKALLAKTSPSPIFTKRDLDLITVGNMDDNLDWFAEVDWIVEAVPESMPIKKATFDKVEAHVNDHAIISSNTSGLSIEGMLEGRSESFKKRFIVTHFFNPVRYMKLLELVEGPDTAPEVVDAMVEFGRDVLGKGIVFGKDTTNFIANRIGVHGMMTIMHLMKKYEMSIEGVDTVFGKAMGRPKSAVFRTADMVGLDTFVHVAKNCYDTLTEDEEREIFQVPDFMGTLVEKGLTGQKAGGGFYKKGKGGIQTLDLNTLEYRDRDKPEFASIGKAKGAPAKRIKTVVVDGDDKAAEFAREVTLRSLAYTARRMGEIADDVVNIDRGMKWGFNWDLGPFETWDALGLKWAYDQMKAQDIEVPAWIDEMIASGAESFYKQDGATDLYYDVATKSYKAIERSEKAISVELLKRKGATKILGNSSASLHDMGDGVALLEFHTKMNAIDPDLIDCMHEAIDEVEANWEGLVIGNDSTNFSAGANLLLVLMNAQAGQWEPIESMVKAFQDANQRMRYSWKPVVSAPKGLTLGGGAEVTMGANAIQAAGELYMGLVEVGVGLIPGGGGNLQLMRNVFGPHSDNKEFDPFPFLRKVFMAIGMGEVAKSAEEAREFGFLTANDGVTINADHLLHDAKERVLGMARAGFKPPRPSKFRLLGPDGAATIDMLLYSMQENGVISAHDRLIGRKLANVLCGGETNPATLVDEQTLLDLEREAFMSLCGEEKSQQRMQHMLMNNKPLRN, encoded by the coding sequence ATGGCCACGAAGCGCATTCGAAAGGCTGCCGTTATCGGTTCCGGCGTTATGGGAAGCGGCATCGCCGCACACCTCGCTAACGCGGGCATCGAGGTCTACCTGCTTGATATCGTGCCCTTTAATCCGGGCGAGAAAGACGACATCAACGACCCGGCGTTCCGCAACAGCATCGCGACCCGCAACAAGGCGCTCCTGGCCAAGACCAGCCCCTCGCCGATCTTCACCAAGCGCGATCTCGATCTGATCACCGTCGGCAACATGGACGACAACCTCGATTGGTTCGCCGAGGTCGACTGGATCGTCGAGGCCGTGCCCGAGAGCATGCCCATCAAGAAGGCGACCTTCGACAAAGTCGAAGCCCATGTGAACGATCACGCCATCATCTCCTCGAACACCTCCGGCCTCTCCATTGAGGGGATGCTGGAAGGGCGCTCCGAGAGCTTCAAGAAGCGCTTCATCGTCACGCACTTCTTCAACCCCGTGCGTTACATGAAGCTCCTTGAGCTGGTCGAAGGCCCCGACACCGCGCCGGAAGTTGTGGACGCGATGGTGGAGTTCGGCCGCGACGTGCTCGGCAAGGGCATCGTCTTCGGCAAAGACACAACGAACTTCATCGCCAACCGCATCGGCGTGCACGGCATGATGACCATCATGCACCTGATGAAGAAGTACGAGATGAGCATCGAAGGCGTCGATACCGTCTTCGGCAAAGCCATGGGCCGCCCCAAGTCGGCCGTCTTCCGCACTGCGGACATGGTCGGTCTCGATACTTTCGTGCACGTGGCCAAGAACTGCTACGACACGCTCACCGAAGATGAAGAGCGCGAGATCTTCCAGGTCCCCGACTTCATGGGCACCCTGGTCGAGAAGGGCCTCACCGGTCAGAAGGCCGGCGGCGGCTTCTATAAGAAGGGCAAGGGCGGCATCCAGACCCTGGATCTGAACACCCTTGAGTACCGCGACCGCGACAAGCCCGAGTTTGCCTCGATCGGCAAAGCCAAGGGCGCTCCGGCCAAGCGCATCAAGACGGTCGTGGTCGACGGCGACGACAAAGCTGCCGAATTTGCCCGCGAAGTTACCCTGCGCTCGCTCGCCTACACCGCGCGCCGCATGGGCGAGATCGCCGATGATGTGGTCAACATCGACCGCGGTATGAAGTGGGGCTTCAACTGGGATCTCGGTCCCTTCGAGACCTGGGACGCCCTGGGCCTTAAGTGGGCCTACGACCAGATGAAGGCTCAGGACATCGAAGTTCCCGCCTGGATCGACGAGATGATCGCCTCGGGCGCCGAGAGCTTCTACAAGCAGGACGGCGCCACCGACCTCTACTACGACGTCGCCACCAAGAGCTATAAGGCGATCGAGCGCAGTGAGAAGGCCATCAGCGTTGAGCTGCTCAAGCGCAAGGGCGCGACCAAGATCCTCGGCAACTCCTCGGCCTCGCTCCACGACATGGGCGACGGCGTGGCGCTGCTCGAGTTCCACACCAAGATGAACGCCATCGACCCCGACCTCATCGACTGCATGCACGAGGCGATCGACGAAGTTGAGGCCAACTGGGAAGGTCTGGTCATCGGCAACGACTCGACCAACTTCTCCGCCGGCGCCAACCTGCTGCTCGTGCTCATGAACGCCCAGGCCGGCCAGTGGGAGCCCATCGAGTCGATGGTCAAAGCCTTCCAGGACGCCAACCAGCGTATGCGTTACAGCTGGAAGCCGGTCGTCTCCGCGCCCAAGGGCCTGACACTGGGCGGCGGCGCCGAGGTGACCATGGGCGCCAACGCCATTCAAGCCGCTGGCGAGCTCTACATGGGTCTTGTCGAAGTTGGCGTGGGTCTGATCCCCGGCGGCGGTGGCAACCTGCAGCTGATGCGCAACGTCTTCGGCCCGCACTCCGACAACAAGGAGTTCGATCCCTTCCCCTTCCTGCGTAAGGTCTTCATGGCCATCGGCATGGGCGAAGTGGCCAAGAGCGCTGAAGAAGCTCGTGAGTTCGGCTTCCTCACCGCTAACGACGGCGTGACCATCAACGCCGATCACCTGCTTCACGACGCCAAAGAGCGCGTCCTTGGTATGGCGCGCGCCGGCTTCAAGCCGCCGCGTCCCTCCAAGTTCCGCCTGCTCGGCCCGGACGGCGCCGCCACCATCGACATGCTGCTCTACAGCATGCAGGAAAACGGCGTGATCTCGGCCCACGATCGCCTCATCGGGCGTAAGCTCGCCAACGTGCTGTGCGGCGGTGAGACCAACCCGGCGACCCTGGTCGATGAGCAGACCCTGCTCGACCTGGAGCGCGAGGCCTTCATGTCGCTCTGTGGCGAAGAGAAGAGCCAGCAGCGCATGCAGCATATGCTCATGAACAACAAGCCGCTGCGTAACTAA
- a CDS encoding alpha/beta hydrolase → MNRQSPTISDAKDRPTYSWMRRLQEHMVPVGLERTLSEAAIRSAFAGLHTMGLIDIDLGRERFPVKVQRDQRYSDNIHSGAVDIYRPQGARPRAAILYIHGGGFRIGSKDSHWPMPWILARHGYVVFAIDYRLAPEHPYPAALEDARAARVWMHERRRELGIEGLPWVVAGESSGANVALALGVAHLEASQERWARALCEEYPAPAAIIPTCGYLQVSDPQRFGRRRDLPTFVTDKLYEASEAYLRRVDPQNHPLVDPLLVLEKMAPSQRAMPAFFTAVGTADPLLDDTRRLERAAQKLGARTSAHYFEGEFHSFHAFPWRASSRTYWKQLLSFLDDVLTRGEAPRDPDQRSASPSRRAGSTSTNSKRLPSEFEKVTT, encoded by the coding sequence ATGAACAGGCAATCCCCCACAATAAGCGACGCGAAGGACCGACCCACCTACAGCTGGATGCGGCGCCTGCAAGAGCATATGGTGCCGGTGGGGCTGGAGCGCACCCTCTCGGAGGCTGCGATTCGCAGCGCCTTTGCCGGCCTTCATACCATGGGGCTTATCGACATTGATCTTGGTCGAGAACGTTTCCCGGTCAAGGTGCAACGCGATCAGCGCTACTCGGACAACATCCATTCGGGAGCGGTCGACATCTACCGCCCGCAGGGGGCGCGGCCGCGCGCGGCCATTCTCTATATTCACGGCGGCGGTTTTCGCATCGGCTCCAAAGACAGCCACTGGCCGATGCCCTGGATCCTGGCTCGCCATGGCTACGTGGTCTTCGCCATCGACTACCGCCTGGCCCCGGAGCACCCTTATCCGGCAGCGCTCGAAGACGCGCGCGCGGCGCGGGTCTGGATGCATGAGCGTCGCCGCGAGCTCGGCATCGAGGGGCTTCCCTGGGTGGTCGCCGGCGAGTCGTCCGGGGCGAATGTGGCGCTGGCGCTGGGCGTGGCGCATCTGGAGGCCTCGCAGGAGAGATGGGCCCGGGCCCTCTGCGAAGAGTACCCGGCACCGGCCGCGATCATTCCGACCTGCGGCTACCTGCAGGTCTCCGACCCGCAGCGCTTCGGCCGCCGCCGCGACCTTCCGACCTTTGTGACCGATAAGCTCTACGAGGCATCCGAGGCCTACCTGCGTCGCGTCGACCCGCAGAACCATCCCCTGGTCGATCCGCTGTTGGTGCTCGAGAAGATGGCGCCGAGTCAGCGCGCGATGCCTGCCTTTTTCACCGCGGTGGGCACCGCCGATCCTCTCCTGGACGATACACGCCGCCTGGAGCGCGCCGCTCAAAAGCTCGGCGCGCGTACCTCGGCGCACTATTTCGAAGGGGAGTTTCACAGCTTCCACGCCTTCCCCTGGCGCGCGTCGAGCCGCACCTACTGGAAGCAGCTGCTGAGCTTTCTCGACGATGTTCTCACCCGTGGCGAGGCGCCCCGCGATCCCGATCAGCGCTCCGCGTCACCCTCAAGGCGCGCCGGATCGACGTCGACAAACTCAAAACGCTTGCCGTCGGAGTTTGAGAAGGTCACCACCTGA
- a CDS encoding GMC family oxidoreductase N-terminal domain-containing protein, with protein MSRDDAKRRSLPAGMTSAAASDHALRLKADVVVVGLGAGGGMAFHDLAIAGVDVIGVELGDYFAPENMRCREEIMLPRLFMEGASRGTVDQAITVMQGKGVGGSTLHNTNLCKRLPEPILEIWRGQGVDDLGAGLQADFKSVEELLGVHPVPDDRVNANNHALFRGARELGYEHSVLSHNRQGCQQSGMCELGCPNNGKQNVAKVLIPPALKAGGRALIHARVDRILTRGRQVCGVAGRAIDPQNGAELQPFEVRAERVVLGASATNSAALAIKSGLPDPHKLTGRRLHIHPGAFVMGVFDETIEGWKGVPQAAECTEFLKFGHDADRRVWLVSGFAHPGASAGLMPGFGAAHASMMRLYPNVAAIIAMVHDHYSGHVRPRDGERVQIHYRPDRAELDQVALGMREAARILFAAGARQVIIPTSPPRLLDSPAKLDALKGATLGPFNPSMVAVHPMSTMWMGEDPRSSVVSSHGAHHQVRGLYVADGSLFPTSIGGPPQIPIYTFGRRVARALRASLEAR; from the coding sequence ATGAGTCGCGATGATGCAAAGCGCCGCAGCCTTCCGGCCGGCATGACCTCTGCGGCGGCCAGCGACCACGCGCTCCGGCTCAAAGCCGACGTGGTGGTCGTGGGCCTGGGCGCCGGCGGGGGCATGGCCTTTCACGACCTGGCCATCGCCGGTGTCGACGTCATCGGCGTGGAGCTCGGCGATTATTTCGCCCCCGAAAACATGCGCTGCCGCGAAGAGATCATGCTCCCCAGACTCTTTATGGAGGGGGCGTCGCGCGGCACCGTCGACCAGGCCATCACCGTAATGCAGGGCAAAGGCGTGGGCGGCTCCACGCTGCATAACACCAACCTCTGCAAGCGGCTCCCCGAGCCCATCCTGGAGATCTGGAGAGGGCAGGGCGTCGACGATCTTGGCGCGGGGCTTCAGGCCGACTTTAAGAGCGTCGAGGAACTGCTCGGTGTGCACCCGGTGCCAGACGACCGCGTCAACGCCAACAACCACGCGCTCTTCCGCGGCGCGCGCGAGCTGGGCTACGAGCACAGCGTACTCTCGCATAACCGCCAGGGCTGCCAGCAATCGGGAATGTGCGAGCTGGGCTGCCCCAACAACGGCAAACAGAACGTCGCCAAAGTGCTCATTCCGCCGGCGCTTAAGGCCGGCGGGCGCGCGCTGATTCACGCCCGCGTCGACCGCATCTTAACGCGGGGCCGCCAGGTCTGCGGCGTGGCCGGCCGGGCCATCGACCCGCAAAACGGCGCGGAGCTTCAACCTTTTGAGGTTCGCGCCGAACGCGTCGTGCTCGGTGCCAGTGCCACCAACTCCGCTGCGCTCGCCATTAAGAGCGGACTTCCCGATCCGCATAAACTTACCGGTCGTCGCCTGCACATTCACCCGGGCGCCTTTGTGATGGGCGTCTTCGATGAGACCATCGAGGGCTGGAAGGGCGTGCCCCAGGCCGCTGAATGCACCGAGTTTTTGAAGTTTGGCCACGACGCCGACCGGCGAGTCTGGCTGGTCTCGGGCTTTGCGCACCCGGGCGCCTCCGCCGGGCTTATGCCCGGTTTTGGAGCCGCCCACGCCTCGATGATGCGCCTCTACCCCAATGTGGCCGCCATCATCGCGATGGTGCACGACCATTACAGCGGGCATGTGCGCCCCCGCGATGGCGAGCGCGTGCAGATCCATTACCGACCCGATCGCGCCGAGCTCGACCAGGTGGCCTTGGGGATGCGCGAGGCCGCTCGCATCCTTTTTGCCGCCGGCGCCCGCCAGGTCATCATCCCCACTTCACCGCCTCGCCTCCTCGACTCGCCGGCAAAGCTCGATGCCCTCAAAGGCGCCACTCTCGGTCCCTTCAACCCCTCGATGGTCGCCGTGCACCCGATGTCGACGATGTGGATGGGCGAAGATCCGCGCAGTAGCGTGGTGAGCAGCCACGGCGCGCACCATCAAGTGCGCGGCCTCTATGTAGCCGACGGCTCGCTCTTTCCCACGTCGATCGGCGGGCCGCCGCAGATCCCCATCTACACCTTCGGGCGGCGAGTGGCCCGGGCGCTTCGCGCGAGCCTCGAGGCTCGCTGA